Proteins encoded in a region of the bacterium genome:
- the rho gene encoding transcription termination factor Rho — translation MNLSELKKTAITDLTKIANDLNIENASSLRKQDLIFAILEAQAASDGQIYGAGVLETLPDGFGFLRSPDYNYLPGPDDIYVSPAQIRRFGLRTGDTISGQIRPPKEGERYFALLKVNDVNFESSEGVKDKILFDNLTPLYPNRRIKLEAAAEDYSTRIIDLMCPIGFGQRALIVAPPRTGKTILMQKIANAITKNHPEVVLIVLLIDERPEEVTDMSRNVKGEVVSSTFDEQATRHVQVAEMVIEKAKRLVEHKKDVVILLDSITRLARAYNTVVPASGKILSGGVDSNALHKPKRFFGAARNIEEGGSLTIIGTALVDTGSRMDEVIFEEFKGTGNMELALDRKLVERRCFPAIDLNKSGTRKEELLLPDDWLQRIWLLRKVLNPLNVVDAMEWLLDKMKGTKSNQEFLNMMKGG, via the coding sequence ATGAACCTCTCAGAGCTTAAAAAAACCGCAATTACCGACCTCACCAAAATTGCTAACGACTTAAACATCGAAAACGCATCAAGCTTACGCAAACAAGATCTGATTTTCGCAATTCTTGAGGCTCAAGCCGCTAGCGATGGCCAGATTTATGGCGCAGGCGTACTTGAAACCTTGCCCGATGGCTTTGGATTTCTCCGCTCACCTGACTATAACTACTTACCAGGCCCAGACGATATCTACGTATCGCCGGCGCAAATTCGCCGCTTTGGCCTACGCACCGGAGACACAATTTCTGGCCAAATTCGCCCACCCAAGGAAGGGGAGCGCTACTTTGCACTACTCAAAGTTAACGATGTTAACTTTGAATCTTCTGAAGGCGTAAAAGATAAAATTCTTTTCGATAACTTAACCCCACTTTATCCTAATCGCCGCATTAAGCTTGAAGCTGCAGCTGAAGATTATTCAACACGCATCATCGATTTAATGTGCCCGATCGGCTTTGGACAACGTGCCTTGATTGTCGCACCACCACGCACCGGTAAGACAATTTTGATGCAGAAAATCGCTAATGCAATTACCAAAAATCACCCCGAAGTGGTTTTAATTGTACTCCTAATTGACGAACGCCCAGAAGAAGTAACCGATATGTCACGTAACGTTAAAGGCGAAGTCGTTAGCTCTACGTTCGATGAACAAGCTACACGCCACGTGCAAGTCGCAGAAATGGTCATCGAAAAAGCTAAGCGCTTAGTCGAACATAAAAAAGACGTAGTGATCTTACTCGATTCAATTACCCGCCTTGCCCGGGCCTATAACACAGTTGTCCCAGCTTCCGGTAAAATCCTTTCTGGTGGTGTGGACTCAAATGCTCTGCATAAGCCCAAGCGCTTCTTCGGTGCTGCAAGAAATATTGAAGAAGGCGGCAGCTTAACAATCATCGGCACGGCTCTTGTCGATACCGGCTCGCGCATGGATGAAGTTATTTTCGAAGAATTCAAAGGCACAGGCAACATGGAATTAGCCCTTGACCGTAAGCTCGTCGAACGCCGCTGCTTCCCAGCTATCGACCTCAATAAATCGGGCACCCGTAAAGAAGAATTACTTCTCCCCGATGACTGGTTGCAAAGAATTTGGCTCCTACGCAAAGTGCTCAATCCATTAAACGTTGTCGACGCAATGGAATGGCTCCTCGATAAAATGAAAGGCACTAAGTCTAACCAAGAATTCCTCAACATGATGAAAGGCGGCTAA
- a CDS encoding VWA domain-containing protein, translating to MKRIILVLVLFGLISSTTLAQTDVLFILDASGSMTQVTGGTKQIDAAKQAITGALGEIPEGTPVGLRVYAHRVAQSDKQASCTDTELSVPLDKAAKSTISTTLAGINPKGYTPISYSLQQAKNDFPVARESEKIIILLSDGEETCGGNPEQTVKDLIASGFKVRVHTVGFNVNALAESQLKGVANVSGGTYFPAKNATELAAALRAATKQSFVIKKDKAIYGTEIRGGDSFETAVEIKPDVEYRLDHHQKPREYDYFKVSGTPGQGFELTIKTLEKGININGDKTTENDMPYFGAKFSGPDRTNISHEEIIGGKFAEKKIKAAVGTPGDYYVLIGSEYDGVNKDHATFKLTALNQGDLDSAKDAGDNIETALALEVNKRYKTNHLGGPDNSDTFSFNAKAGEQYFVGFIPGKETTGFFRVEVFDDYKQKVLEKSFGSGSGGKSDTFTIPSDGTYFVEYKLSYPEQAVQDYTLEVKSVTQTSAVESKVETVTEPQAKAEAQAVAEGNQQL from the coding sequence ATGAAGCGTATTATTTTAGTTTTAGTGCTTTTTGGTTTGATTTCTTCAACTACACTTGCCCAAACAGATGTCCTGTTTATTCTTGATGCCTCAGGCTCGATGACCCAAGTCACGGGTGGCACCAAACAAATCGACGCAGCTAAACAAGCAATTACTGGCGCACTCGGAGAAATCCCCGAAGGCACTCCTGTCGGCCTTCGCGTATACGCTCACCGTGTTGCGCAAAGTGACAAGCAAGCAAGTTGCACTGATACCGAGCTTTCAGTGCCACTGGACAAGGCTGCAAAAAGTACTATTTCGACAACTCTTGCGGGCATTAATCCTAAAGGCTACACGCCAATCTCTTATTCACTACAACAAGCAAAAAATGATTTCCCTGTCGCTCGTGAGTCAGAGAAAATCATTATTCTTTTAAGTGACGGTGAAGAGACTTGCGGCGGAAATCCGGAGCAAACTGTTAAAGATTTAATTGCCTCGGGCTTTAAGGTGCGCGTGCACACGGTTGGATTTAATGTTAACGCCTTAGCCGAGTCGCAGCTTAAAGGCGTTGCTAATGTAAGTGGCGGCACATATTTCCCGGCCAAAAACGCCACGGAACTTGCAGCTGCACTTAGAGCAGCAACCAAGCAGTCTTTTGTGATCAAGAAGGACAAAGCCATTTATGGCACGGAAATTCGTGGCGGTGATAGCTTTGAAACGGCTGTGGAGATTAAGCCTGACGTCGAATACCGCCTCGACCACCACCAAAAGCCTCGTGAGTATGACTACTTCAAAGTTTCGGGCACTCCGGGCCAAGGCTTTGAACTGACAATCAAGACTTTAGAAAAAGGCATTAATATTAACGGCGATAAAACCACAGAGAATGACATGCCCTATTTTGGCGCAAAATTTTCAGGGCCAGACCGTACTAATATCAGCCATGAAGAAATCATTGGCGGAAAATTTGCTGAGAAAAAAATAAAAGCTGCTGTCGGCACGCCTGGCGATTACTATGTATTAATCGGCAGTGAATATGACGGTGTAAATAAAGATCACGCAACTTTCAAACTCACCGCCCTTAATCAAGGCGACTTAGATAGTGCCAAAGATGCCGGAGACAACATCGAAACGGCTTTAGCACTTGAGGTTAACAAGCGCTACAAGACAAACCACTTAGGTGGGCCAGATAATTCAGACACATTTTCCTTCAACGCCAAAGCTGGGGAGCAGTATTTCGTTGGTTTTATTCCAGGTAAAGAAACTACAGGGTTTTTCCGCGTTGAGGTCTTTGACGATTACAAGCAAAAAGTTCTAGAGAAGTCCTTTGGCAGTGGTTCTGGCGGAAAGTCAGATACTTTTACAATCCCGAGCGATGGCACATATTTTGTTGAATATAAGTTAAGTTACCCTGAGCAGGCAGTTCAGGATTATACTCTTGAAGTAAAGTCGGTTACTCAAACCTCTGCGGTAGAGTCAAAAGTAGAAACAGTAACAGAGCCGCAAGCTAAAGCTGAGGCGCAAGCTGTAGCTGAGGGAAATCAGCAGCTCTAA